One genomic region from Arthrobacter sp. YN encodes:
- a CDS encoding nucleoside deaminase, with amino-acid sequence MTDSAPTVDPAFEAAYQAAQKSLSEGGIPIGAALARNGVVVASGHNERVQHGDPIAHGEMSALRAAGRQKSYRDTTLYTTLAPCAMCTGTIIQFKIPRVVVGEAETFPGEFDLLRSRGVEVVVLDDPRCVDMMRTFQDEHPELWAEDIAE; translated from the coding sequence ATGACCGATTCAGCCCCCACCGTGGACCCAGCCTTCGAAGCCGCCTACCAGGCCGCACAAAAGAGCCTCAGCGAGGGCGGCATTCCCATTGGTGCCGCGTTGGCCCGCAACGGCGTGGTGGTCGCCAGCGGCCACAACGAACGTGTCCAGCACGGCGACCCGATTGCGCACGGCGAGATGTCCGCGCTCCGGGCGGCCGGACGACAAAAGAGCTACCGCGACACCACGCTCTACACCACCTTGGCGCCCTGCGCGATGTGCACGGGAACCATCATCCAGTTCAAGATCCCGCGGGTTGTCGTGGGCGAAGCCGAGACCTTCCCCGGCGAATTCGACCTCCTGCGTTCACGTGGCGTCGAGGTGGTGGTCCTGGACGATCCCCGTTGCGTGGACATGATGCGCACATTCCAGGACGAGCACCCGGAACTGTGGGCAGAGGACATCGCGGAATAA
- a CDS encoding CBS domain-containing protein yields MSAVREFMTTNAQCIGEDKTLQEAAMLMRDLDCGSLPICGSDGKLTGFITDRDIVVKCLAEGKDAREVLARELATGKPYWVDADANVDEAVTIMEERQVRRLPVISDHKLVGIISQGDIARNHYAEQRLGEMVEHISAKEHMAH; encoded by the coding sequence ATGAGTGCCGTACGTGAATTCATGACCACGAATGCGCAGTGCATCGGCGAGGATAAAACTCTCCAGGAAGCCGCCATGCTGATGAGGGATCTGGACTGCGGTTCACTTCCCATCTGCGGCAGCGACGGCAAGCTCACCGGCTTCATCACCGACCGCGACATTGTGGTCAAGTGTTTGGCCGAAGGTAAGGACGCCCGCGAAGTCCTTGCCCGCGAGCTCGCCACCGGCAAGCCGTACTGGGTGGACGCCGATGCCAACGTGGACGAGGCCGTCACCATAATGGAGGAACGCCAAGTCCGCCGCCTGCCCGTCATCAGCGACCACAAGTTGGTGGGCATCATCAGCCAGGGCGACATCGCCCGCAACCACTATGCCGAACAGCGCCTGGGCGAAATGGTGGAGCACATCTCCGCCAAGGAGCACATGGCCCACTGA